Genomic window (Centroberyx gerrardi isolate f3 chromosome 9, fCenGer3.hap1.cur.20231027, whole genome shotgun sequence):
TGCCTTTGAAACCTAATGAAGCACTGTTATAGTGTGACAGTTTAACATACAATAGAGCCTCATTTATTAAACATCAAACTTTACTGCTTAAATGAAAGAGGCATAACAAATAAATGATGCCGCTATGTGAAAATAATATTTCAGTAATGTTGTTAGGTTTCAATACATATGCAATATATGCTATTAAAAGCATTTCAACTGCAAATTAAACCAGACAGTGTTTTAAAACCGTAAAAAACTACATGCATTAGTAATATATTAAAACTAATAGAAATTACCTGAAATATAATTGTAaggtttttcttcatattccacTCCATTATGGTCATCTGAATAACTCACTAGTTTGAACAGCCACTATTTCCAAGGGGTTTGGGTTAGCAATCTTATACTGTAGTTACAAGTGGAGAAGTAACCTAGGAGTAGCATTAAGCTGTTTGACAGAAATCTTAAGTGCTTTCCCACCATTTAACTAAAATGAAAAACCAAATCCTTCTAAGGAAATGATTACCCAGTCGCGATAGCTACTGCTAAaaagatgtttgttttctttctttggaTGGCTTTTTTCCTTACTCTAGTGTTTCCCTCACTGTCGTGTCCCAGGTATGCCAACAAAGGCAGCATCATGAAGGCTATAACAGACTTTGAGCTGGGCCTGGAGAGCTGTCCTGATCACCGCAACGCCAAGAAGTACCTCTGCCAGACActggtggagagaggaaaacagtgaGCACTGCTacgcttttgtgtgtgtgtgtgtgtgtctgtgtgtgtgtgggtgtgtgttgtcGTGACAATaccagaattctgactttgatgTCAACCAGTTTAGGTGAACTGGGATTTAGTTGTGGGCGTGGTAGACCCCCCCCAATCAgtcaggaacatttcaggctcagaatgtttttttgctttaagccctGATATTATCAAGATTATTGAGATTTAGTATCAAGGAATTATGGATTCTTGTTAAATTTAGAAATACCACAGCCGTCTTGGAGAGTTTGCGGTGTAACGGAGACAAATCATGACCATGTTTCTGGGAATTCACTCATATTGGGAAGGACTGTGGGCACCAATGCATCAGGTGCTATGTTAACAAATAGCAAAGACCAGTCTGGCTCTGTATTTGGAGGATATCCCTGATGAAGTGATGAGGAGTGAGAAACATTGCAGCACGGAAGAAGGCCTTCACTTGTAATGGGCTGCAGATGGAGCCCCTGTTTACTGAAAACTGGATTGAATTTGACTCGGAGATTTATGAAATGGAAAGGCTTAAATCTCTTCTTTTTAGACAAAATGATAGTAGTGGATCATTTAGAGTTTAGAGTTTTTTGTATATAAGATTATGTCTggcatgctgttttttttgtgtgtggggaaaaaaaggtaaaaaaaaaaacagcattaaaaatgtcttaaattgaGCTAACTAAATTCACAGCCTTGAAAGAGCTTAGATACAGAAAAATACAGCGTTTAGGTCTTAAATAGCGTTTCAGAGTTGTTAAAATAGGTTGGAATGTCCAAATAGGTTTGGCCAGGGCCAGGTCAGTATTAACAACACTGGGCTGAACGCACTAAAGAATGacagaaatgctgttttgtcCCTGTGTTATAAAGTAGGTTAATGGAGTGACCAGAGGTGTAACCGCTGCCAAGAGAGCATTGTTATACTTAAGTAGATTGGGCGTATATGATataattatgttatattatgtattatatAATTGAATAATAAGTTACTGATTCAAACCCATGACCTTGTTTgctcagaggtgtgtgtgtgtgtgtgtgtgtgtgtgtgcactctagGCTTGAGGAACAGGAGAAACTAGTGACAGCGGAGGGGTTGTACAGGAGAGCTCTGTCTCTAGATGACTCATACCCCGAGGCACAGGAGGCCCTGCGCAAGATTACAGATACAATACAGGTGAGTTGgccacgacacacacacacacacactcatgctcgCTTGcatggatggacacacacatacggacaaaatatgaattcacacactcattcagcatacacacacatgcacacacagggcGTGCGTGCAGAAGCAAAGATACCATCAGATGCACACGGTGTATGAAGttgcaagacacacacacatgacactaTGGTTTGTAATACTGATgaagtgttttggtgtgtgtgtgtctctgtgaccCCGGGACTCTGCCCTTTGACCCTCCGACTGCCACGGCCTCGTCACCTGCCTGTCGGGggggaaacaaacaaactacCAAACCACAACGACTCTCCCACTGGACGCTGGTTTGTACCAATGTCCCCGGTCCTAATACGGTAACTGTGAAACCCTCTCCGTCGCCATGGGGAACAAacgctatgtgtgtgtgtgtctgtatctctgCGTATATCTCTGTCcaccctctgtctgcctctacGCCAACAACCTCGCTCTTGAATCACACCGCTTTCCACATGGTAAACGTGTTTGCCATaaatctctccatccttctgtcGTCGCACTTTCTCTGTACTgtatcttcctctttttttttggtcatgatgtccttctgttcttcttctcacctcgccctctcctctctctccttcgactcgtcctttcctgtcctgctcctctcctccgatttgaatgaatggctgaatgctgtttcgggctctATTGCATGTCTGGTGTCAAtggtgtgtatttgtttgaatACGTTGCCTCTGCGGGTGTCGGGCTGCCAATTGTCCTGCCTCCCGTTGCCTTGCCCGGCTGCCTTTTAAAGAAATCGATTCGCCTGCGAGAAGAAGCGCTGGCTAAGGAGCAGGAGAAAGCTAAAAGCGGCCAGACCAGCGCTGAGAAATTGCGTAAGATCttaaaagaggagaagaggtgagTTGATTCTGTTCGTTAAAGGTATGGAAGGTAAACGGACTGCTGGTAAAGGCATGTCAGTTATGTGCTGTATGTAAGTTCAAACGTATAAGGAAAATACACATTAAGAAACATAAATAACTTAAATCGGATAGCATAATACACAAAGACTTGCACACACAGGATATGCACATGGTATTCTTTATTTAGATGTCAATTGAATCGTAGAAGCAATGCAACTTTACAGCATCATCTCTGTGATCAGATTGTCAGTGGAtgtcctctctttatctccaggATGAAACGGAAACAGAAGAGACCGGCCTCTTCCTCGTCGTCCtcgtcgtcgtcctcctccatgtccaggcgctcctcctcttcctcctctgcctcctcccgcCGGAGGtccaaaaagaggaaaaagaagcggaggAGGTCTGACCGGGGGCGGGGGAGCAAGTGCCGCCGCAGGGTCTCCTCTCGGGACGAcgggaggagcgaggagggcagcagagagaaagagaggaaggggagagaggaggaggaggaggacgaggaggagtgGTATCCCGCGCCGCCCAACACCTCCGCCACCTTTCTGAACCAGAGCGGGGGGTTTGGGttggaagagaggggggaggaggaggagagggacgcGGAAGACAGGAGGATCAGCCAGCTGTACTCCTTGTCAGCGGCCTCGGAGGACGAGGGCTCCGACTCCTCgcgcagggagaggaggaaaaaggacggagaggagagcaggagggggaaagagagcgagagtagAAGCCCCgacagagatgagaggaggaggaggaggagtggagaagggagggataggagcagggagagagggaaggaggtcaacgggagagataggagagacAGCGAAGCTGCCAGGAGGAGCAGCTTAGACGAGAGGAGAAAGCGAAAGGTGTCCTCCTCGTCGGCCGAATCCAATTCCCGATCCGAATATTCCCAGAAATCTCAGAGCCGGGACACGGCCGCCCCGAATTTTGACAGGAACTCTGGTTCTGCTTCCAAACGCCCCGACGGCAGGGCGAGAAACGACTCCTCCTCGTCTAAGAGGAGCTCCTTAGACGGAGGTAGGTATGAGAGCAGAGGgcgggaggaggcggaggaggccaccggagagaaggaggggaggagggagagagcagcggaggagagcagcagaggcggtGGCAGGTCAGAGGGAGGGCACGGCGCGAGATTGACAGGCGCCGGGAGCCGTAACGGACAGAGTAGCGCGACCTCAGTGCCAGGGGGAGGGCCTAAAAAAGCCCTCCCCGCCAACCTGTTGGATATCTTCAGTCAGATTGCCCAAtttgagaaggagaaaggagtcAGGCCAAAAAAATAACCCtaaaccttttcttttttttggtattGGAGTCAGATTGTCTTCATTTGCAAAGTCCAGGGTGTGCACAATACAAGGAATcttaaatggaatggaaaagtGAGGTAGAGTTTTAAGAAAAAGAGACTGCCAATGTCTTTTGATGCCATGAATTCACTGTCTGGGCTATGCATGAAGAAACTATAGCTGGAATGGTGGGAGAATGTTGTTGTTAGTTACCTTCAGTGTTGGAAATAATCTCCAAATTCATTTTCCGTTGAAATGTCTTACTCTTAATCGTAGATTAAGGCCTTGTCACAACAGACAATGTAATAACTGGCAGATAATATAATAGCAGGCcataatgcaataaaatgtccctctaaatgggtgaaaatgtaatcaaacctGTTAATTTCACCTCACATTATTTGTTTAACTGGTGATTATTATTTCATAAGAGGTGTAACATTTTCAGTaatgatgtaataatgtaataaattgtgaGAATAACAATTCAATAGCTTGAGTTATTAGTCAATAttgttacatcatcagttataaatatgttacaccccttatgaAATAGTAATCACCAGTTAATGGAgctatgtaatgtaatgattaacccatttagatacattttctttcaagttattacattatccagcagttgctacattatcagttgctacaggcCTTAATATGTTCTGTTGTTGAAGTGGAATTCCGATACGTATGGcctgttctgttttatttttttcttaagtTGAGACATTTTTGTGTTCAGAAGATACTGCCTTATGTCTGCCATGCCATTTTAACACACTACATTCTTGTTAAACCTCTTCCAAAACAAGCTGACTGTtagtgttctgtgtgcagctctAGACTATAAACTTGTTCCATTTAATTCCAAAACATGTTCACCGTGGTAAAATGAACTCAATAATCAAATCAATAAAGCAAGTACAATAACTGAAACTGATCCCGCCACagtgtcttttgtttttagaaaCATGATTATTAGAACCGATTATGTGTTCCGTGCTATATTACTGATTTTAGTTTGGTCAAAAAGCCCAGCTGCTGTAGGGTCTGACGTCTATGAGAAGCTGATTTCATTTCTTTAACAGACTCAAGACAAATTATCTTTGTGCTTTATGTCAACATACAAATGGAATGTTATTCTTTGAGGGCTTGCGTGTAGcattttttaacatcaatataCCATTgtcattaattaattattacCTTGCtataattgctgtaaacaaatgagactatggtggagacaattggtagcctccatatcacaccagtggtattgttagtgatagtatttctcaaaattaaagcCCCTACCtatagaatatttacctcaatatagcATTGTcaaattttgatagcatagtgtAATGGATGTAGAAAAATTAGACCATTGTGGTGAAAATTATTCATGTTATTTATGCTGAAAAAAACgattacattattttatttgattgaaaAATTGAGTTTGTTCAAACATTCTTCATTAAAATTGTAAGTataatatatatgtgtatatatgtgtatatatatatatatagtaaagTAGAAATTTAACAGTGTGGGCCATATTTCAGCAAATTTTCCTATTACACTCCTCGCCAGCTAGTGTTACAACTTACCCCAGTAGTGGGGTATGTTGTAACAGTGGAACTTTGTATTTTAACGTTAGTACTAAAATCTGTAGTATACAAATAGGGTTGGCTTGTATCAAAATTTGAGAGATCTAGCACAAACAACCACTGAGATGTAGAGCAACATAGATGGACATTATATTGCCAACTATGTTGCAGGACAAATTATAagagaaaatgtatattttcatgtattttcattCCTTATAACTCATTGTTATCCAGTGGATGTTGTCTACCTTCCAAACCAAGGCAATATTGCTGTCAAAATGTTGACTCTGTATGATGGCATATACACATCTAGTTGTCTCTCACCCTTCAACTCAGGAAATTAAACCCCGGAGTGGCCTTATGGCTTATTGGTGCTTTAAGCTACTTGGTGTCACATATTTGATTTAataactggacacacacacacacttgcacacaccaGTGGCTTGTGCGACCAGCCATGCATCGGCCCGTGCCAAAGTAGCTTACTTCAGGCTTAGCTGCCAACCTCTCTCGTTCCTCCTCCATCATTACTGGGCCCATCATCAGTGatgcagcagggagagagaggctacACGTCTCACTCTATCTTGTTAGGGCAGATTAACTACTAATATACAGGCAGCAAAGAAGCCTCTTCATCCATCTAATACCATATACACACAGGCTCCTGATCctgttctttctgtctcaaTGGCCTGACATCTTAATCTTCATAAATACTGACTAGGAGATCTTGTAGCCGTTCAGCTGGTTCCTGTGTTCAGTAGGTGCTTgctttgtgggtcattattagTCCTTTAAAGGAGGGAAGTTGTTAAAAACTGGACACAAGAAAGAAATcggcacagacagacaataaAGTCAAATCTGATGTCATATCATAAAGGTAATAACACCAGAAGAGTGTCTTGTTAATCCAGACAACTTTTATATCTAGGCCTTCACAAAGGGAATGATTAGAAACTTTGTGGCACAGGTCTGAtctcaaaataagaaaaatcagATTCCTTGTAAAATTAGATCTGTTCCAACGAGGAAAAACACATATAT
Coding sequences:
- the ttc14 gene encoding tetratricopeptide repeat protein 14 isoform X1, with the translated sequence MDRDLLRQCLTYHGESLFNTLKCEQTENPDFQAVVADLSKATYERAGGVQGGHLVEQFIARKADILFCPAWKTATPREEEQEEEEAAEPYAIMPPVELFMEVSFEERRAMLYRDLERGDVVVGKINNIREYGFFLTLLCMAGGLERDIEDLELSALCHIREIPSTGSHDDPLSYYQIGDLIRAGVKDIDRYQEKITVSLQPSCLSPSLEHIKLGVIAREELPIHYSRSVRAASDTNETYERLLRGCHGYHNPSVVEYLLGNVGVSDTQPPSMMRGLQSKLFKEEDFASAIRKKQSASWALKCVRAGVDHFKHGRHVEAMNEYNKALEIDTNNVEALVARGALYANKGSIMKAITDFELGLESCPDHRNAKKYLCQTLVERGKQLEEQEKLVTAEGLYRRALSLDDSYPEAQEALRKITDTIQKSIRLREEALAKEQEKAKSGQTSAEKLRKILKEEKRMKRKQKRPASSSSSSSSSSSMSRRSSSSSSASSRRRSKKRKKKRRRSDRGRGSKCRRRVSSRDDGRSEEGSREKERKGREEEEEDEEEWYPAPPNTSATFLNQSGGFGLEERGEEEERDAEDRRISQLYSLSAASEDEGSDSSRRERRKKDGEESRRGKESESRSPDRDERRRRRSGEGRDRSRERGKEVNGRDRRDSEAARRSSLDERRKRKVSSSSAESNSRSEYSQKSQSRDTAAPNFDRNSGSASKRPDGRARNDSSSSKRSSLDGGRYESRGREEAEEATGEKEGRRERAAEESSRGGGRSEGGHGARLTGAGSRNGQSSATSVPGGGPKKALPANLLDIFSQIAQFEKEKGVRPKK